A single window of Sphingobacterium sp. ML3W DNA harbors:
- a CDS encoding LapA family protein, whose amino-acid sequence MNFKTIILLILVVIITIFFMQNTAPVEFWFFGTHNFPLSSIIAATLFIGMIIGGILLRPKKRKTEIIQVNEATLPEIESISSPKSSLTTEDRDYIS is encoded by the coding sequence ATGAATTTCAAAACAATCATACTACTGATATTGGTCGTCATCATTACCATCTTTTTCATGCAAAACACAGCCCCTGTTGAGTTTTGGTTTTTTGGAACACACAATTTTCCATTATCTTCTATTATTGCGGCTACATTGTTCATCGGGATGATTATTGGAGGTATCTTATTAAGACCAAAGAAAAGAAAGACAGAGATTATTCAGGTAAATGAAGCGACTTTACCTGAGATTGAGTCTATTTCCAGCCCAAAATCATCATTAACAACCGAAGATCGTGATTATATATCTTAA
- a CDS encoding tyrosine-type recombinase/integrase, with protein MKILNTYFWLCTRDTSKKTGFAPIKLRISFGKKDEVNINSEIKVSPTNWNNDFKQVYGIAKSSSYNDQLNRIQKKIELIDRQLDDQDKIKTAEIIKNIYEGKGEYKRWTVLELIDEHNKTFQSNIGKKKGYSDATLEKYVRLRDSVSTFINQSYNRKDIYALEIDYTFIEKYVQFMFTEHPNGDGKGLSNETIRSSYYGKLRKIIYDAEKRNLTKRNPFATFSMEREEETDDTNWLTMSEILYITKYKFTRSPKLERIRHRVVLALYTGLAYQDLETLNVNNIYTDINGFRYIKKKRGKTGAESIIPIITEFEKLLNSYIETAEERNGKILPSLSNQRFGTYLTEMLTIMGIEKEAHPHQLRHSFAQANIDAGASAEAVSKMLGHKNTKTVLKTYAKLSKKVVMNHKDTLQSEMNKLQGLVPEEDDTKIKNMNTG; from the coding sequence ATGAAAATATTGAACACATATTTTTGGTTATGTACTAGGGATACATCTAAGAAGACAGGATTTGCTCCTATCAAACTTCGTATATCTTTCGGTAAAAAAGATGAAGTCAATATCAATTCCGAGATCAAAGTTTCACCAACCAATTGGAACAACGATTTTAAGCAGGTATATGGAATAGCAAAATCATCATCATATAATGATCAACTTAACCGCATACAAAAAAAAATAGAACTTATCGATAGACAGCTGGACGATCAAGATAAAATAAAAACTGCTGAAATTATCAAGAATATATATGAAGGCAAAGGCGAATATAAACGATGGACAGTATTAGAACTTATTGATGAACATAATAAAACTTTTCAATCTAACATCGGAAAGAAAAAAGGCTACTCTGATGCGACTTTAGAAAAATACGTAAGATTAAGAGATAGCGTTTCAACATTCATAAATCAATCCTATAATAGGAAAGACATTTATGCCCTTGAGATTGATTATACTTTTATCGAAAAATATGTTCAGTTTATGTTTACCGAACACCCTAATGGAGATGGTAAAGGATTAAGCAATGAAACTATCCGTTCAAGTTATTACGGGAAACTCAGGAAGATCATTTATGATGCTGAGAAAAGAAATCTTACAAAACGTAACCCATTTGCAACATTCTCCATGGAACGCGAGGAAGAAACTGACGATACAAATTGGCTAACAATGAGTGAGATTTTGTACATCACCAAATATAAATTTACAAGATCTCCTAAGCTTGAAAGAATCCGTCACCGTGTTGTTTTAGCTCTATACACTGGCTTAGCTTATCAAGATCTCGAGACTCTGAATGTAAATAATATTTATACAGATATAAATGGCTTCCGTTACATTAAGAAAAAGCGTGGTAAGACTGGAGCTGAGTCAATCATTCCCATAATAACAGAATTTGAAAAGCTTCTAAATTCCTATATCGAAACTGCAGAAGAGCGTAATGGTAAAATCCTACCCTCGTTATCCAACCAACGGTTCGGGACCTATTTGACGGAAATGTTAACAATAATGGGAATTGAAAAAGAGGCTCATCCCCATCAACTAAGACATTCATTTGCTCAAGCAAACATAGATGCAGGAGCATCTGCTGAAGCTGTTTCTAAAATGCTCGGACATAAAAACACAAAAACAGTTCTTAAAACATATGCTAAATTAAGTAAAAAGGTCGTGATGAATCATAAAGATACTTTACAAAGCGAAATGAATAAATTACAGGGACTTGTTCCTGAAGAAGATGATACAAAAATCAAAAATATGAATACTGGTTAA
- a CDS encoding 3'-5' exonuclease, translating into MLALVLDTETNGFPTDWNLDFSHTDNWPRITQLSWVVVDAKSGYYFSKHNHIIKPDGWSVPTPDQLVGSKNPNFFVENNISTERCEKEGVPLIIALHFLMKDLSLCKLYINHNLKFDYNVVVSEMERYNVYPEKDIQKLCTMETTKDLLQLPGRGDFKLPSLQELHEYLFKTKFDGNHDAFADVKATADSFLELVRRGYYKI; encoded by the coding sequence ATGTTAGCATTAGTCCTTGATACCGAAACGAATGGATTTCCAACAGACTGGAATTTAGATTTTTCTCATACAGACAACTGGCCACGCATTACTCAGCTGAGCTGGGTAGTTGTAGATGCTAAATCCGGATATTACTTTTCCAAACACAACCATATTATTAAACCAGATGGATGGAGCGTACCAACACCGGACCAATTAGTCGGTAGCAAAAACCCAAATTTCTTTGTTGAAAATAATATTTCAACAGAACGATGTGAAAAAGAAGGTGTTCCACTTATAATTGCATTGCATTTCTTGATGAAAGATCTTTCATTATGTAAGTTGTATATCAATCACAATTTAAAATTTGACTACAATGTCGTTGTTTCAGAAATGGAAAGATATAATGTTTATCCTGAAAAAGATATCCAGAAACTTTGCACCATGGAAACAACAAAGGATTTACTTCAGCTTCCTGGACGTGGTGATTTTAAACTTCCATCCCTACAAGAACTTCATGAATATCTATTCAAAACAAAATTTGATGGTAATCATGATGCTTTTGCCGATGTTAAAGCAACAGCAGATTCCTTCTTAGAACTAGTAAGAAGAGGATATTACAAAATTTAA